A window from Carassius carassius chromosome 40, fCarCar2.1, whole genome shotgun sequence encodes these proteins:
- the LOC132122554 gene encoding muscarinic acetylcholine receptor M3-like: MNLTLSAEPGSFLTNSSPGMRANPVTPFVPCDVKTVNDSLLMQGSNLTVNATLESPESLGGHNIWQIVMIVFLCGSLSLVTITGNILVLVSFKVNKQLKTVNNYYLLSLAFADLIIGVLSMNLYTTYIIMDHWALGNWACDLWLAVDYVASNASVMNLLVISFDRYFSVTRPLTYRAKRTTKRAMTMIGLAWSISFILWAPAILFWQYFVGKRTVPPGECYIQFLSEPITTFCTAIAAFYLPVTIMSVLYWRIYKETENRSKELAGLKGSGNQGSPEESLQKCVGNPGSSRSHRSNELHQRNSGRCFWFWPLSRKARKSHGSEADRSSSDSWNNNETAVSIDQSDDEEEEDGEAVYSISENLDARPCRKGLEPKASKDQPNANNGKRFACKAKTQVNKRKKVSLVKEKKAAQTLSAILLAFIITWTPYNIMVLVNTFCDECIPETLWALGYWLCYVNSTVNPMCYALCNKTFRTTFRSILLCQWSQKNKPNKPPLQQRQPKHSPTES, translated from the exons ATGAACCTGACGCTGAGCGCCGAGCCCGGATCATTCCTGACCAACAGCTCTCCAGGGATGCGGGCCAATCCCGTCACACCGTTCGTACCATGTGACGTAAAGACCGTCAACGATTCGCTCCTCATGCAGGGCTCCAATCTGACCGTCAATGCCACTCTGGAGTCTCCAGAATCACTCGGTGGACACAACATCTGGCAGATCGTGATGATTGTGTTCCTGTGCGGCTCGCTGTCCTTAGTCACCATCACCGGGAACATCCTGGTCCTGGTGTCCTTTAAAGTCAACAAGCAGCTGAAGACGGTGAATAACTATTATTTGCTCAGCCTGGCGTTCGCAGACCTCATCATCGGCGTGCTTTCGATGAACCTGTACACTACGTATATAATCATGGACCACTGGGCGCTCGGGAACTGGGCCTGCGATCTGTGGCTGGCTGTTGATTACGTAGCCAGCAATGCTTCAGTGATGAACCTGCTGGTCATCAGCTTCGACAGGTACTTCTCCGTCACTCGTCCGCTGACGTACAGAGCCAAACGCACCACGAAGAGAGCCATGACCATGATCGGACTCGCCTGGTCCATTTCCTTCATCCTCTGGGCACCAGCTATCCTCTTCTGGCAGTATTTCGTCGGGAAGCGGACGGTCCCTCCGGGAGAATGCTACATCCAGTTCCTCTCGGAGCCGATCACCACTTTCTGCACAGCCATCGCTGCTTTCTATCTGCCTGTCACCATCATGAGCGTCCTCTACTGGCGGATCTACAAGGAGACGGAGAACCGCTCCAAAGAGCTTGCTGGACTCAAGGGTTCGGGGAACCAAGGGAGTCCGGAGGAATCCCTGCAAAAATG tgtgGGGAATCCGGGAAGCTCACGCAGTCACCGCAGTAATGAGCTCCACCAGAGAAACTCAGGGAGGTGTTTTTGGTTCTGGCCGTTGAGTCGGAAAGCTCGGAAGAGTCACGGCAGCGAGGCGGACCGCAGTAGCAGCGATAGCTGGAATAATAACGAAACTGCCGTGTCCATCGACCAGtcggatgatgaggaggaggaagatggagAAGCCGTGTACTCGATCTCCGAGAACCTAGACGCAAGACCTTGCAGAAAGGGATTGGAGCCCAAAGCATCCAAAGATCAACCCAACGCCAACAACGGCAAACGCTTCGCCTGCAAGGCCAAGACGCAGGTCAACAAGCGCAAGAAGGTCTCTCTGGTGAAAGAGAAGAAAGCGGCGCAGACTCTGAGCGCCATCCTCCTGGCCTTCATCATCACGTGGACGCCGTACAACATCATGGTCCTGGTGAACACCTTCTGTGACGAGTGCATCCCCGAGACGCTGTGGGCTCTGGGATACTGGCTGTGTTACGTCAACAGCACTGTTAACCCCATGTGTTACGCGCTCTGCAACAAGACCTTTCGCACCACCTTCAGATCCATCCTGCTGTGTCAGTGGAGTCAGAAGAACAAACCCAACAAGCCTCCGCTCCAGCAGAGACAGCCCAAACACAGTCCCACCGAGAGCTAG